GAGTACGGGCAACGGCGCTCCTCTTTCCAATTGACGCTCCAATCGCGGACACAGGTTTCGCGTTCGCGGCGGATTTCGCCCGAGTTTTGTGGATGTCGGGCAACACAAGGCCCGGCATCGTGATGAGGTCGATCGGCATCCTTCCATTGTCGAACGAAAGCGGTCTACATATGGGCCATGAGCGCATTGTGGAGCTATCGTCCTTATGACCGTGCAAGCTCCATCGAGATGGGGCGGCTCGAAACGACTGCCCCGATCTCGCAGGCTGCCCATTTCCATTCGGAAGTCCAAGTCGCCACCGTGACTCAGGGGCGCCGTGTTTATTCGAGCCCGCTCGGAGATCTCGGTGCTTCTGCAGGTGACATGGTCATCATCCCGGCGCACCTGCCGCACGCATCGCAGGGCAGCACCGCATCGATCGTCACTCATCTCTACATCCCGAGTGACCATTCTTCAGTGCGCGGCATCGTGGTCCCGCAAATCATCCGGTGTGTGCGCGCGAAATCGTCTGGAGAAACGCTCGACGCTATCGGATCGATGCGTAGAGACCAGCGGTGCGACAGGCAGCTCGCATCAACGGGCGCGCTGTCGAAACAAGTCATGGACCAGGAACTTGATATCAATTCGGTTGCCGCGCAACTTGGCTATTCGACCGACGGGTTCATCAGGGCTTTCAAGCGGCAGTTTGGAATGACGCCTGCCGCCTACCGTCTCGCGCATCGACTGATGAACGCCCGGTCGAAATTAAGAGACGGCGGCGCCGTCGCTGATGTTGCCTATGCCACGTCCTTCGCGGACCAAAGCCATTTCGGGCGGCTGTTCCGCAGAGCTTATGGCGCAACGCCGGCCGCCTATCGGTCCGCATTCGTGGTGACGTGAAGAAGGTCGATTTCCTTCCAGACGGACTGCAGGCCTCGCAAGTAGCGTCGCGCAAGAACAACTTGGCGCGGCCATTCATGAACGCTCTTGCTCCTCTCCTTGTCGTTGCAGCGGGTTGCTGCCTCGCATTCCAACAATTGCTGAACGCGAACCTCGGGAAAACGCTGCAATCGGCCTGGTGGTCGGCATTTGCCAGTTATCTCGGAGGAACGATCGCCCTGTCGGCGCTGCTGATAACATTGCGCGAACCGCTCTTCAACGTCGCTTCGGCGATGCGTGCTCCCTTGATTACGTGGACAGGCGGTGTCTTCG
The DNA window shown above is from Bradyrhizobium sp. CB1650 and carries:
- a CDS encoding DMT family transporter, producing the protein MKKVDFLPDGLQASQVASRKNNLARPFMNALAPLLVVAAGCCLAFQQLLNANLGKTLQSAWWSAFASYLGGTIALSALLITLREPLFNVASAMRAPLITWTGGVFGAMFIATSVFMIPRLGVATVLTLVLVGQLLSSLLFDHFGLLGVPQHQITFVRLLGAVSLIAGAVMVRL
- a CDS encoding helix-turn-helix domain-containing protein codes for the protein MSALWSYRPYDRASSIEMGRLETTAPISQAAHFHSEVQVATVTQGRRVYSSPLGDLGASAGDMVIIPAHLPHASQGSTASIVTHLYIPSDHSSVRGIVVPQIIRCVRAKSSGETLDAIGSMRRDQRCDRQLASTGALSKQVMDQELDINSVAAQLGYSTDGFIRAFKRQFGMTPAAYRLAHRLMNARSKLRDGGAVADVAYATSFADQSHFGRLFRRAYGATPAAYRSAFVVT